One Sylvia atricapilla isolate bSylAtr1 chromosome 24, bSylAtr1.pri, whole genome shotgun sequence genomic window carries:
- the TFAP2E gene encoding transcription factor AP-2-epsilon: MLVHSYPGMDRAEGLPGAPAGARLPQLPSLNQAPYGSAPPLCHTPAADFQPPYFPPPYPQPPLPYPQGQEPAYPHLADPYAALSPLHQHQQPAWPPQRGRQDETGLLSQTHRALGLDPRREYPAVPRLLHGLPDGGHGLADGPLGLHGLGHHGLEDIQAVDDGGMNLLDQSVIKKVPIPSKANGTTISTLSMNKDGLIGGVTNPNEVFCSVPGRLSLLSSTSKYKVTVGEVQRRLSPPECLNASLLGGVLRRAKSKNGGRCLRERLEKIGLNLPAGRRKAANVTLLTSLVEGEAIHLARDFGYVCETEFPAKAAAEYLCRQHSDPTELHTRKNMLLATKQICKEFADLIAQDRSPLGNSRPSLILEPGVQSCLTHFSLITHGFGGPAICAALTAFQNYLVESLKGLDKIFMNSTGNGHTTGDSKTSDKEVKHRK; encoded by the exons ATGCTTGTGCACAGCTACCCGGGCATG GACCGCGCCGAGGGGCTGCCCGGGGCGCCGGCCGGGGCCCGCCTGCCGCAGCTGCCCTCGCTCAACCAGGCGCCCTACGGCTCGGCGCCGCCGCTCTGCCACACGCCCGCCGCCGACTTCCAGCCGCCCTACTTCCCCCCGCCGTACCCGCAGCCGCCGTTGCCCTACCCGCAGGGCCAGGAGCCGGCTTACCCTCACCTGGCGGACCCGTACGCGGCGCTCAGCCCTCtgcaccagcaccagcagccgGCTTGGCCCCCGCAGCGCGGCCGGCAGGACGAGACGGGGCTGCTGTCGCAGACCCACCGCGCCCTGGGGCTCGACCCCCGCCGCGAGTaccccgccgtgccccgccTGCTCCACGGGCTGCCCGACGGCGGCCACGGCCTCGCCGACGGCCCGCTGGGCCTCCACGGCCTCGGCCACCACGGTCTCGAGGACATCCAG GCCGTGGACGACGGCGGGATGAACCTGCTCGATCAGTCCGTGATCAAGAAAG TGCCCATCCCCTCGAAGGCCAACGGCACCACCATCTCCACCCTGTCCATGAACAAAGACGGCCTGATTGGAGGGGTCACCAATCCCAACGAGGTTTTCTGCTCCGTGCCCGGCcgcctctccctgctcagctccaccTCCAAGTACAAGGTGACGGTCGGGGAGGTGCAGAGGAGGCTCTCACCCCCTGAGTGTCTCAATGCCTCTCTCCTTGGAGGTGTCCTCCGCAG agCCAAATCAAAAAATGGGGGTCGGTGTTTAAGAGAAAGGTTAGAGAAAATTGGACTAAATCTACCTGCAGGAAGGCGCAAAGCTGCCAACGTCACCCTGCTCACATCCCTTGTGGAAG GTGAAGCCATTCACCTGGCTCGGGATTTCGGCTACGTCTGTGAAACGGAGTTCCCGGCCAAGGCGGCGGCAGAGTACCTGTGCCGGCAGCACTCTGACCCCACGGAGCTCCACACCAGGAAAAACATGCTGCTGGCTACCAA GCAAATTTGCAAGGAGTTTGCAGACCTGATAGCCCAGGATCGCTCTCCGCTGGGGAACAGCCGCCCCTCACTCATCCTGGAGCCCGGAGTGCAGAGCTGTTTGACTCATTTCAGCCTGATAACCCACGGCTTCGGGGGCCCGGCCATCTGCGCCGCGCTCACCGCCTTCCAGAACTACCTGGTCGAGTCCCTCAAGGGGCTGGATAAAATATTCATGAACAGCACAGGGAACGGGCACACGACCGGGGACTCCAAAACGTCAGACAAAGAGGTGAAGCATCGGAAATAA
- the NCDN gene encoding neurochondrin, with protein MASDSGDGHATLKRCLGVLRDARNDSEQFAALLLVTKAVRAGEVDAKTRRQIFDAIGFTFPTRLLLSRQPPAGCPPHTFRALGLTLLACFCTDPELAGHSQILNKIPTFNDVLLSPCDPESTSMVDDVYQCLSAVLATARGPRELVTKGTVSALCQAYLNGGHGSDRALTLLVGLLAIAEAKCWQRDAPQLLAVLSKLSSDFLKAEDMTKFELCEVLPHFIPLSPPLTDNSQGSECLSRLYKGLADVLGSKLSQSQRDPALKLAASLVQACGAEWIPAGSAGSKFLALLVNLACVEVRLTLEEPDPLEVEGKKEVVTACYVLMEMGIQECLREESPLLENVQKMQLMRIMEEAFGAVIFYLRQVKQEELQDPFIFASVRVLGAWMAEETSSLKQEICELLPFLVDYARKLFKEGSPAVRPPQAELVSTEGSALPQDALRFLLPGFCHLTAEDRPRDILISAGAPALLCEYFLQQWEVLASESTAPAPLTSTEMSLQTMCGVFLNLVVTAPDLVRRDKTFSSLLDVLLKSLPLLLPQKHHLVLAANVATLGLMMARILSGSAALQGTQSAKEFFGAAIRFLSQAHTAQADPSSDGLALAVSPAYLSAWDDICELWFLGMQALAGCIPLFPSLPHAALQARWLQGLSQLLSRVTPASVDLELVTAFQAVLVELARASEQCRDVILSHQATEWANLYGMAALEQCLAEQGGASSTVGGK; from the exons ATGGCCTCGGACTCCGGGGACGGGCACGCCACGCTGAAGCGGTGCCTCGGTGTGCTCAGAGACGCGAGGAACGACAGCGAGCAGTTCGCAGCGCTGCTTCTG GTGACCAAAGCAGTCAGAGCGGGAGAGGTGGACGCCAAGACCCGTCGCCAGATCTTTGACGCGATCGGCTTCACATTCCCGACCCGCCTGCTGCTCTCCCGGCAGCCCCCAGCCGGCTGCCCCCCGCACACCTTCCGTGCCCTCGGCCTCACCCTGCTGGCATGTTTCTGCACCGACCCAGAGCTAGCTGGGCATTCCCAGATCCTGAACAAAATCCCGACCTTCAATGACGTCCTGCTTTCCCCCTGTGACCCGGAGAGCACATCCATGGTCGATGATGTGTACCAGTGCCTCAGCGCTGTCCTGGCCACAGCCAGGGGTCCCAGGGAGTTGGTGACCAAAGGGACAGtgtctgccctgtgccaggcttACCTGAATGGTGGTCATGGCTCTGACCGTGCCCTCACGCTGCTTGTGGGGCTGTTGGCCATAGCAGAGGCCAAGTGCTGGCAGAGAGATgctccacagctcctggctgtgctcagcaagCTCTCCAGTGACTTCCTCAAGGCTGAAGACATGACCAAATTTGAGCTTTGTGAGGTTCTGCCTCATTTCATCCCCCTGTCACCTCCTCTCACAGACAACTCCCAGGGCTCCGAGTGCCTCAGCAGACTTTACAAAGGGCTGGCTGATGTTTTGGGCAGCAAACTCAGCCAGTCACAGCGAGACCCCGCTCTGAAGCTCGCAGCCAGCCTCGTGCAGGCCTGTGGGGCTGAGTGGATCCCAGCAGGGAGTGCTGGCAGCAagttcctggccctgctggtgAACTTGGCTTGTGTGGAGGTCCGCCTGACCCTGGAGGAGCCAGATCCCCTGGAGgtggaggggaagaaagaagtGGTGACAGCCTGCTATGTCCTTATGGAGATGGGGATCCAGGAGTGCCTGAGGGAAGAGAGCCCTCTGCtagaaaatgtgcagaaaatgcagctcaTGAGGATTATGGAGGAGGCATTTGGAGCTGTAATATTCTACCTGAGGCAG GTTAAACAGGAGGAGCTCCAAGATCCTTTCATATTTGCCTCTGTTCGAGTCCTTGGAGCTTGGATGGCAGAAGAGACATCCTCCCTCAAGCAGGAAATCTGTGAGCTCTTGCCTTTCCTTGTTGATTATGCCAGGAAGCTTTTCAAGGAGGGCAGCCCAGCAGTGAGGcctccccaggcagagctggtcAGCACCGAGGGCTCTGCCTTACCCCAGGATGCTCTGAG ATTTCTGCTACCTGGCTTTTGCCATTTGACAGCAGAGGACAGGCCCCGGGACATCCTCATCTCTGCAGGggcaccagcactgctgtgtgagtacttcctgcagcagtgggaggTTCTGGCCTCCGAGTCCACGGCCCCAGCACCCCTGACAAGCACTGAAATGAGTCTCCAGACCATGTGTGGGGTCTTCCTTAACCTGGTTGTGACTGCTCCAGACCTGGTCAG GCGTGACAAAACCTTTTCCTCCTTGTTGGATGTATTGCTGAAGTCTCTTCCACTTCTGCTGCCCCAGAAGCATCACCTGGTTCTGGCAGCAAACGTTGCCACTCTGGGACTGATGATGGCCAGGATCCTTTCAGGGTCAGCAG cCCTTCAGGGAACACAGTCTGCCAAGGAATTTTTTGGAGCTGCCATTCGCTTCCTCTCGCAGGCCCACACGGCCCAGGCAGACCCCAGCAGCGATGGCCTGGCCCTGGCCGTGTCTCCTGCCTACCTGAGTGCCTGGGATGACATCTGTGAGCTCTGGTTCCTGGGAATGCAGGCCCTGGCTGGCTGCATCCCTCTTTTCCCGTCCCTGCCACACGCTGCTCTCCAGGCACgctggctgcaggggctgtcACAGTTGCTGTCCCGTGTCACTCCAGCCTCTGTGGATTTGGAGCTCGTCACTGCTTTCCAGGCCGTGCTGGTGGAGCTGGCCAGAGCCAgtgagcagtgcagggatgtGATCCTGTCCCACCAGGCCACGGAATGGGCCAATCTGTATGGAATGGCAGCTCTGGAACAGTGTCTGGCCGAGCAGGGAGGAGCCAGCAGCACTGTAGGTGGGAAATGA